The stretch of DNA CCCTGACGACGGGCCACGGCAGCGGCTTCGGCGGCCAGCAGCAGCTGCCAATCGGTGTGGGTAGGCGACCCATAGGCCCGCTGCCACTGCTCGATGTACCGATGGGGAGCCGCCTGGGCGTAGAGGTCCCCGGCGTCCAGGGCGGCGGCCCGCAGCTGGTAGAGCTGGGAGCCGGTCACGGGTCTCAGATTGGGGCTGCCCTGTGCGGGGGAGCGACGCATGGGCGTCATCACCTGGCTGGGGCTGGGCCAGCGGTTGACGACAGCCTCCATTGAGGGGGCTGAAGGCGGTGCCGCTGGAGCAAATGGGGGGGGCGGGTCCAGAGCCGATGTGGGAGACAGCCCCGCGATCGCACTGGGTTCAGCCCCCCAGTCAACTACACCTCTCTCTCCCCCATCGAGCGCACCGCTGACCATGAGTTGCGCCGCCAAAAGCCAAACATCCATACCTGTGCTCTGTACCTGTGCCCGGTTTAGGTCTAACCCCCAGTTTCTTTTCCATGCCCCGGCGCGAGGGATCAGGATAAAACGGTCAGGTTGGCAGACTGGCAACAGTTAAAAGTTTGAGGTTTGGCATCTGGTTGTCCTGCCCTTAGCACAGCGCCCTAGATGGGCTAAGGGAGGTAACGCTGGCAATCTCGTTAATTAACGACGTAATTAACGATCACTTAAATTCCCATTGGCGGACAGTTAAACCTGGCTGGATAGGTTGTTAAGGAGTTTGTGGATGTCCCCTACCAAGCCAAAACAATGTTTAAGTTCAGTTGGCGCAAGCTATTTCTTTATTTCTCGCTGTTGGTCGTTACGGCCTTTGCCGTGGCCTGCGCCCAAAATGGAACCGATGTGGCAGGGGGAGATGCCCCTGCCAATGGCGATACCCCCGCTGCACAAGTTGGTTGCAGCCGTCCTGACACCATGGACGAGCGCTTCTGCGATGAAGATGGTGACCTGATTGCCGATCCGCCTACGGATCCTTCCGAGTTCGTCAACCCTGACACCCTGGTCTTTGCCTACACCCCCGTAGAAGACCCGGCGGTTTACGAAGATGTGTGGGCTGATTTCATTGAGCATATGGAAGAAGTCACCGGCAAAAACGTGGAGTTCTTTGCTGTGGACTCTAATGCCGCACAGCTTGAAGCGCTGCGGGCTGGTCGGCTCCATGTAGCTGGGGTCAATACGGGCGGGGTACCCTTTGCTGTGAACTTGGCCGGGTTCCGGCCCTTTGCCATCATGGCAGCGGCCGATGGCAGCTTTGGCTATGAGATGGAAATCATTACCCGTGTTGATAGCGATATTCAGGTTTTAGACGACTTGGCCGGTCGTCAGTTGGCCTTTACCTCTCCGACCTCTAACTCTGGATTTCAGGCTCCGTCAGCCTTACTGGAGGGCGAAGCGGGCCTGGTAGCCGATCGCGACTTTCAAACAGCTTTTTCTGGAGCCCACGATAACTCTATCCTGGGAGTGAAGAACGGCGACTTTGAGGCGGCGGCGATCGCCAACTCGGTGAAAAACCGGATGTGCGCCCGGGGTGCAGCGGACTGTGACCAACTGCGGACGATTTACACCTCGGAAACGTTTCCCACCACTGGCTACGGCTACGTCTACAACCTTGACCCAGAGCTAGCTGAGCTGGTCAAAGAGGCTTTCTTTACCTTTGACTGGAGCGGCACTGGCCTGGAGGCCGAGTTCGGTGGCAGTGACGATGAGCCTGGGGAAGCCCAGTTCATTGAAATCACCTACCAAGAGTACTGGCAGGTGATTCGCGAAATCAACGAAATTCAGGGCGTTGAATACACTCTGAGCTAGTCCGACTCAACCCAGCGGGCAGTTCTGACCTGGAGCTGCCCGCTGTACTTATGGATGGGTGAACGTCGCTGAATTAAGGCTGGTGGGCGGTGCCCACCCTACGGCAGATCAAAGCCTTGAAAAATTTTTTAGATCTTATTTCAGTGCTATTCATGGACGGGTTTTGTTAGCAGAACCCGTCCATGGGTATTGCCCCGACTACCGTCGGTTACGCCTCTGCTGTCACTCCCTATTGCCCTATGCTCCGCATTGAGTCCCTCACTAAGCGCTATCCCACCGGGGATATTGCCCTGCAATCGGTCAACCTGGAGGTGCCAGATGGTCAGGTTATGGCCCTGATTGGCCCCTCTGGTGCCGGTAAGAGCACCCTAATTCGCTGCATCAACCGTCTGGTGGAGCCCACCAGCGGTCAGATTTACCTGAAGGAACTGGAGCTCACCCGTCTGGGCTCGGCCCAACTGCGGCGGGCGCGGCGGCGCATGGCCATGATCTTTCAGGAATACGCCCTGGTGGAGCGGCTGACCGTGATGGAGAATGTGCTGTCGGGCCAGTTGGGCTACGTCAACTTTTGGCAAAGCTGGTTCCGTAAGTTTCCCCAGGGCACGGTGGACGAAGCCTTTCGGCTACTAGACCGGGTTGGTCTGGGCCAGTTTCCGGACAAGCGCGCCGATGCCCTCTCCGGTGGACAGCGGCAGCGGGTGGGCATTGCCCGGGCGCTGCTGCAAAATCCTGACATTTTGCTGGTGGACGAGCCCACCGCCAGCCTCGACCCCAAAACCGCCCGCCAGATCATGCGACTGATCTGTGAGCTGGCCCAGGAGCGGGGGCTATCGGTGATCATCAACATTCACGATGTGCCTCTGGCCCAGCGGTTTGCCCAGCGGATTGTCGGCCTCCAGGCGGGAGAAATTGTCTACGATGGCCCCCCCAGCGGCCTTACGGAGCGCACCCTGACCCAAATCTATGGGGAAGAAGACTGGAACGCGGCGACAGAGTCCGATGAAGCGCCGTCGTCGATGCTGGCTGGCACAGCCGGGGAGCGTCAGCCATGACCCAGGCCACCGTAGCGGGGCGGCGATGGTCGCCCCCTAACCTGATTAAGAACCCCTGGCTGCGCTGGGGCTTGCTGATTGGCGCGATCGTTTATATCGTGCTGGCGGTGCAGTCCGTGGAGGTAAACCCAGCCCGGATTGCCCGGGGGATGGAGCGGGGGGTTCAGATTCTGGCGGGCTTTATCCAGCCCAATTTCGTGAGCCGTCGCACCAACATTATCAATGGCTTGATTGAAAGTCTGGTGATGACGGTGGTGGCTACGGCCATCGGCGTGGTGATTTCGGTGCCCATTGGCATTGGCGGTGCCCGCAACCTGGTGCCCCTGTCGGTCTACCTGGTGTGTCGATTGGTCATTGCCCTATCGCGCACCTTCCAAGAGGTGATCATCGCCATTTTGTTTGTGGTGATGCTGGGGTTTGGGCCGCTGGCGGGGGTGATGACCCTGGTGTTTGGCAGCATTGGCTTTGTCTCCAAGCTATTGGCAGAGGACATTGAGGAAATTGACGCTGACCAAGTGGAGGCGATGCGTGCCACCGGGGCCTCCTGGATACAGATGCTGACCTATGGGGTGCTGCCCCAGGTACTGCCCCGGCTCGTAGGGCTCTCCCTCTATCGGTTTGACATCAACCTCAGGGAGTCGGCCGTGATTGGCATTGTCGGGGCGGGGGGCATTGGTGCCACCCTCAACACCGCCATCCAGCGGTATGAGTACAACACGGCGTCGGCCATTTTGCTGCTGATCATTGCCCTGGTGATGGCGACGGAATTGGTGTCCAGTGCGGTGCGCGAGAGGTTGCAGTAATGCCGGTTTTAGAAAAAAACGGTCAGAAAATTTGGCAAAAGCGCGACCGCACCCAGGCGCTGTTGAGCTGGTTGGGCAGGCTGGGGGGCGTGGCCGTGGTGCTGTTCTGCTGGCAGGTGATTGCCGACAACACCAACTGGAGCTTTGTGGCCGATGCCCCGGAACAGGCCAGCAATATGATTGCCCGAGGCATTCCCCCCAACTGGGGGTATCTCAATACTCTGTGGCAGCCCCTCTGGGACACCCTCAACATTGCCACCCTGGGAACGCTGTTGGGGGTTGCAGTCGCGATTCCCACCGCGTTTCTGGCCGCCCGCAACACCACCCCCCACCCCCTGGTGCGCTACGTTGCCCTGCTGGTTATTGTGGGCTCCCGTTCGGTCAATTCTCTGATTTGGGCGCTGCTGCTGGTGGTGGTGCTGGGGCCGGGGGTACTGGCCGGAATTTTGGCTATTGGCCTGCGCTCGATTGGCTTCACCGGCAAGCTGTTCTACGAAGCGATCGAGGAAATCGACCCCAAGCCGGTGGAGGCGGTGGCCGCCACCGGGGCCAGTGCCGCCCAGGTGCTGAGCTATGGCTTTTGGCCCCAGGTGATGCCCAGCATCTTTGGCGTCAGCGTCTACCGCTGGGACATCAACATCCGCGAGTCCACCGTGGTGGGACTGGTCGGCGCGGGGGGCATCGGCATCCAGCTCCAGGCGTCGATTAACATCCTGCGCTGGAGCCAGGTGAGCATGATTCTGGTAGTGGTGTTTTTGACCGTTTTCGTCAGCGAGTGGGTGTCTGCCCAGGTGCGACGCCTGCTGATTTAACCCTACGGATTGAACTCCCCCTTGACAGAGCGGGGATCGACTCGGAATAATGGAAGACTGTGTTTATACGCTCGGATCAGGTTCCTAAGGCTAACGCCTCCCTGCGGGGAGCCCTGCTGGGGTCAGTTGGCACCTGTACGGCGGTTATGAGGTAAAGAAATGACGTACGCAATTGTTGAAGCGGGTGGAACGCAGCTGCGGGTGGAGCCGGGCCGCTTTTACGACATCAACCGCCTGGCCCTAGAGGTGGATGATACGGTTACCCTGGATCGGGTGCTGTTTGTCGATAGCGACGGCGAAGCGCTGGTGGGTCAGCCTGTGGTTGAAGGGGCGACGGTCACCGGCAGCGTGGTCAGCCACCTGCGGGGCAAAAAGATCATCGTCTACAAGATGCAGCCCAAGAAGAAGACCCGTAAGAAGCAGGGTCATCGCCAGGAGCTCACCCGCGTGATGATCAACACCATTGAGGTGAACGGCAAGGCCGTCGCAGGCACCGCCGCCACCGCTTCAGCCGCCGAGGCCGACGAGTCCGGGGCCGAGACAGTGGAGAGCGCCGCCGACAGTTAGGTCTTTAGCGCTAGAGTAGATACTAGGTAGGTTAAGGAAAAAGGTCATGGCTCACAAGAAAGGCACAGGCAGTACCCGGAACGGACGCGACTCAAACGCTAAGCGCCTGGGCGTGAAGCGCTACGGTGGCGAAGTCGTCACTGCGGGCAATATTTTGATCCGTCAGCGGGGCACCAAAATTCACCCCGGTGAGAATGTCGGTCGCGGTGGCGACGACACCCTGTTTGCCCTGGTGGATGGGGTTGTCACCTTTGAGCGGCGCGGCAAAACTGGCAAGAAAGTCAGCGTTTACCCCGCTTCGGTTCCGGTGGCGGCACAGGCCTAGGGGGCAAAGTCCGGGGGCACCTGTCGGCTGCGCCAGCTCTTGCGCTCCTACAGGTACTCAATCCTGACCTCAGCAATAAAAAAGCTCCTCGTCACTGAGGAGCTTTTTATTGCTGAGTTAGCGTTTAGTCGAGGTAGCCCATCAGAATCGAGACCGGAGGATCAACGACGTCGTTGGAGGCAATGGGGCGATCGCCGGGCAGGGTGTGAATATCGGCAATGTGTAGGGTGCTCACGGCCACCGGGCGGTGTCCGGGCAGTGTTTCGGTCGTGGCAATCTCAAAGGTGTTGCTACCAATCGGGCGAGCGCCAGCCCGATCGAGGGTGCCTACCACCTCAAAGGTGGCCAGGGCAATGGGGCGGTGGTTGGGCAGGGTGTCGGTTTCGACAACGCGGGTGTTGTCAGCCAGCACCAGAACGTCGCCATTATCAGGGCTAGCCTTCACCAAGCCGCCGCCAGCGGAGGCGTTACGCTTGGTGCGGTTGCCCCGACTAGAACGGCTGTTACTGGCTTCCTTTTCAGGGGTATCGGCACTACCGTTGCTAGAGTCGTTGGTCGTGGTCATAGGGAAAAGTCCTTATTGCTGCAAACAGCCGCCCAGGGGGCGAAATGTTGGGGTAACTATGAAAGGAAGTTAATAATCTAGAGCTTGCCCGGGCGCATGGTGCCGATGGGCAACCCCGCCATGAACAGAACTATTAAGTAAATATTATACTTTGAGTGTTACCCTATCGAGTTTACGAAAGATTATTGGCTCCATAAGAGATTCATACTGGGCCAGGCTGGGTTAGACCTGGGGACAGCGCAGGCCATGGGCAGGGGCACCTCCCGTACGCCTACATCCCCATATACCTATACCAATGATCTATAATTAATCCAGAGGGTTCTATACAGGGGGCTGTAACGGTTTCGACGTTTTGACGAAAGTCACGCTGTGATGCAGGCCGAGAGGGAGTCCACTCTCGCAAATCAAGGCTCAAACCAAACGTAACTGCGAACACTATCGTTCCTTTTGCTCGTAAAGCTGCACCTGTTGCCGCTTAATCTAAACCTGTTTTAGATCTAACCTAGTTAGCGAGCGTTCATAGTTTGACTCCGTTAAGAGCTATGGACAAACCCCAACGGATGCGTCAATGAATTTCCTCTGGTGAATCCATTGACAAAGACTTAGCCAGAGCATCCCGCCGTCCGGGATAAGTGGCGGTTCCGGCCCTGAGGGTTAGAGGGGCTAAGCCTGTGAATGAGTGGTGTGTTAATACTCAGAGCGGACACGGGTTCGACTCCCGTCAGCTCCATTACCCCATACCAAGACCCATAGCATTTAGCCCGATTGGCCCTCAGCTTCGCTGTTGTTCCAGATCGGGCTTCTATTTATCTGAGCGCAGTATAAATTCTGTGTTCGATTATTAAATATCTTTCCAACTGAGAGACCCAATGTTGGGTCTCTTTTTGCATCTGCCTATACTGAGTAAGCAGCCCGGTCGAAGGCTGTGTTGCCCCCAGAATAAGCCATTTCGCGAATGCTATCTCAGCTTCGTCACTATTTATCAGACCTATTCAGAACAATGCGGTTTCCCATCCTGCCCTATCTTTATCAACCCGTTTTTTCACGCCATTACAAAACTGTCTATAATCCCTGGCGGTTTTGGCACTTGCACCAGGTGCGCTTCCTGGAGCGCTGCTGGCTGCGAGAGTACCGGCCAGAACAGCACCACAGTTCCTGAACGACGTTGGCCCTGGACAACAACCGCTGGGCCAGGGCCGTATTTCAGCGCGACAATAACCCGCCCCAGGGTTGGTATCTAATCTCACTAGCCTCGGCTACTGTTTTAACGTACTCTGACACCGTCAGAACGTTAGAGCTAGGCCATGGAATCCACCCAGACCACAGAATCGCGATCGCCCAGGGAACTCCGCGATATCGTCACTGCGCAGCTGCTCCTGCTGATTGATCAGCGGAACCTGGAGGGGGCGAAGGCGCTGCTGGTACCCGTTAAGGCGGTAGATGTTGCCGATGCCATTGAGGGTTTACCCCAGAATATGCAGCTGGTCGCCTTTCGACTGCTGCCCCGGGCCAAGGCGGTCGAGGTATACGAATATTGCTCCACTGAGGTGCAGGAGTCACTGATTCAAGAGTTTCAGGACCAAGAAATTCTTGACATTGTCGATACGATGGCCCCCGACGATCGGGCCAGGCTGTTCGATGAGCTGCCGCCTCAGATGGTGCGGCGGATTTTGGCCCAGCTTACTCCCGAGGAGCGCCAGACCACCGCCCAACTGCTGGGCTACCAGCCTGAGACCGCCGGTCGATTGATGACCCCGGAGTATATTTCCCTGGGGGAATCTCTGACGGTGGCTGAGGCGAGTGAAGCGATGCGGGTGCTGGCCCGCGATCGCGAAGTCAGCTACTACATCTACGTGACCGATGCAGGGCAGACCCTGACCGGGGTGATTTCGCTGCGTGATTTGCTCTTGGCGGATCCGTCCCAACTCCTAGAGCAGGTAATGAACCGGGACGTGATCTATGCCCAGACCGATACTGATCAAGAAGAAGCCGCCCAGCTGATTCAGCGCTACGACCTGGCGGCGCTGCCGATTGTCGATCGCGAGCGCACCCTGGTTGGTGTCATCACCGTAGACGATGCCATGGATGTGCTGCAGATTGAGGCGACCGAGGACATTTACACGATGGGGGCGGTGCGATCGGAGGGGAAGAGCTATTTTCAGTCGAATCTGCTGTCGATCACCCGTAAGCGTATTCCCTGGCTGGCGGTGCTGCTGTTGACCAATGCCCTGACCATTTTTGTGATGAGCAACTTTGAGGAAATCCTCGACGAGGTGGTGGCCCTGGCCTTCTTTACGCCGCTGCTGATCGACACCGGCGGCAACGTAGGAGCCCAGTCCTCGACGGTGGTGATTCGCGCCCTCAGCACCGACGAACTCAAGCACCGCAAGACCCTCTGGGTGATTCTGCGAGAGGCCGTTGCCGGAAGTATGCTGGGCATTTTGCTCGGCATCGCGGTGATTGTGCTGGCCTACGTGCTCATGGGCCAGGTGGAGATCGGCATCACCGTCGGCATCAGCCTGCTGTGCATCGCCATCATTGCCGCCACCACGGGGGCCGGGTTGCCGTTTTTGTTCAATGCCATGGGCTTCGACCCGGCGCTGATGTCGGCGCCCTTCATCACTACCGTAGTGGATATTTTGGGGATCTTTATCTACCTCAGCATTGCTACGGCGTTCCTTGGCATTAGCTAGACCGTTTTTAAGGGCGCAAACACGGTCAGCGCCTGGGGTAGGCACTCAAACACCATGGGGTTGGCCTCTAGAATTTCACCATCGATCACCAACTTTTGCGGGGGGTCGGTGGTGATTTTGATCCGGTTGGTGCGCAGGGAGGTAATATCGTCACGCTGGGTAGGATTGCCCCAGGCGGCCGCGGCCATCAGGGAGGCCAGGGCATTGATACCCTGGAGGCGCGTGGTGCTGGTGGCGATGGTCACCTCCAGCAGCCCGTCGTCGGGAATTACTTCGCCCAGCCCCTGGGCCAGCACCGAGGTCGGTGGAGCCACGTTGGCAATGGTGATGGCGGGCGTGGTCACCGTGGACTCTTCCCCCTCAATTTCTAGGGTGGCGGTGAAGGGGGCGGCGGCGGCCAGCTGCCGCACCCCAGAGAGCACGTAGGCGAGGTTGCCCAACTCGTTTTTGAGCTGACGGCTGGCCCCGTCGACCATGCCGGCCTCAAACCCCACCCCGGCTAGCAAAATCATTGGGATGTCGTTGCAGCGGGCGGCGTCGATGACGTGGGTGTTGCCAGCCAGAATCGTCTCACAGGCGGCTCGCAGGTTGGTGGGTATGCCCAGCCCTACGGAAAAGGCGTTGGCCGTGCCCCGGGGAATGACCCCCAGGGGAATGCCGGTGCCGATGGTGGCTCCGGCCACCGCAGACACGGTACCGTCGCCGCCGGAGGCAATGATCAGGCTGCGGCCCAGGTCGTGCTCATTTTTGGAAAGGATATGGTCGATAATCTCGCGAGCCTGGTCGGCGGGCTCAAGCTCGGGCTGGGTCATGATCACATTGACCAGGATCTGTGGTTCCAGCACCTCTTTGATCAGGGCCAGGTCGGTGTTGGGATTGCCCTGGCCGGCCACGGGGTTAAAAATCAGGTAGGCAATCTGGCTTTCAACCATCCCGCGCAGCAGTAGCGTGGCCGATATGTCGTTGAGGGCAATGGGAATGCCCTGAATCTGGCAGGCCCGCAGCACCAGGGTAAAGCTGGGGAACCCCGTGGCGATCGCCTCGGGATCGGTAAAGAAAATCACCCCGGCCACATTGCCCGCCAGGATCTGGGCCGACAGCTCAATGTCGCCGCCCTGGCTCGCGTCTTTGAGGAGCAGCAGGTCGATGGCGGTGGCCTCCCAGCTCTGTTCAATTGCCTCGGCCAGATCCGCCGCCGCAATGATTTGAAAGTGGGTCAGAACCCGCTGATGCTTGGAAAGCCAGGCCACAACGGTGTCTAACTGGTTGGCGTGGGCGAGAATAGCGAGGGTGCTGGGCATGGGGGGATCTCAAGTGTTCACCAATGCTAGCACCCGGCTCTGGCCTGCGCGGGCATTTAGTTGAGGCCTTCGCCCTGGGGGTCGCGGTGTCCAATGGCCAGCTGGGCAATGGTAGTCTGCCAGTCTGCGATCAGCCCAGGGCCACTCCAAAGCCAGTTGGTGGCCAGGGTGTTGGGGTTGACCATGGCGGGGGCCAGGGTGAGGATTTGCAGGTAATAGCTCTCGGCCTGCTGCTGCAGGGGCGATCGCTCCTCGGGTAGCAGGCCGATGGCGCTTTCTTTTTGGAAGGCCATGGCCAGGCCCGCGTAGGCGTTGACAGTGAAGGGATTGGCCAGCCGTAGGCCAGCCGCCGGATCGATGTCGCGCCGCTGGCCCTGATCGATGGCGATCGCCCGCTCCCAGGCCTGAATGGCCTGGCCGTAGTCGCCCAGAGCATAGTGAGAAAACCCCAGGCTAACCCAGGCTTCGAGAAAATCGGGGCGAGCTTCGGTGGCTGTGCTCCAGGCCCGCATCACGTCGTAGGCGGTGGTGCCCAGGGCGGGGTCGCCGCTGATTTGCTGCCAGGCCAGGCGGCCCCGCACGTAGGCAATGTCTGGATCTTGCAGCTGGGGGTCAGAGGCGGTGGCCAGGGCCGAGGCGGCTGAGACCAGATCGTTGCGATCGAGCAGTTGCTCTATCAGGGTTCTGGCGGCAGGGGTGCGATCGAGGGCCAGGGCACCAATCGCGCTGGACAGCAGGGCGGCGTTGGTGCCGGGCTGGGCTGGCGAGTCGCCGCTGGCCGCCGGGGGATCGATCTCAGGGAGCGCCGGGGGGGCCGCCACGGGCCGATTGAAGATAGCCAGGCTGGTGAGGGAAAGCCAGAGCACGGCACCGAGCCCGGCCAGGCCCAGGCCACCCCAGACCCACAGGTTGCTAGGCCAGCGGCGCGAGTTCGTCAGCGGCTGGGCCGCAGCGCCATTGACTGTGGGGGAGTGAGAGGGCCAAAGGGCGTCTGACCCGCTAGTGCGGGGCCTTGCGTCCGGCTGGGGCAGCAGATTTTCGGTGGGGTCGGCGGCCAGGGGCGGATGGTCCCCTGAGGCCGAGCGCCCATCACCGTTGGCAGTCCTGGGCTGAGAGAGCTGCTGTACCAGGTTGGCAACGGCGGCATCGGTTGCTGCTGCCTCGGCGGGATCGCCCTCCTGAAGCCAGTCGTAGAGGGGTAAACCGCTGCCATCGGGCCGATTTACAAGGCGTTCCGTTTCGGCGTCGCTGGCCTGACGGCTGAGGATTTCGGCGGCCAGGCTTGAGATCTCGGGATCAGTGCTGTAGTCGGGGGGCATCAGGGCGACGTTGGTCAGGTCGTCCTGGCCCATCGCGTCGAGGCCCTTGAGGTCGTCGGGATGCCCTGTGTATAGATAGCCGTCGAAGTCGGGTCGCAGGTAGAGCAGCGGCAGCATCCAGAAGGGCTGATCGGAGCCGTAGGCCGACATTAGCCCCTGGCGCACTCGGCTGAGGCACAGGTCAATCGGGTATCCCTGGTGCAGGTTGCGGTACAGCAGTTGGGTAAAGGTGAGTGCCACATCGTCGGGGATACGGTCGGCCATGGCGATCACCCCCGGCACCCCCCGGTTGACCAGCGCCTGCACCAGATTCTGGTCGCGCCAGCCCGCCTGGGCATCGTCCTGGGCCGTGTAGGCGCCCCGACAGGAATTGAATACCGCCAGGCGAATGCCGTTGTTCACCAGCAGCCCGGCCAGGTCTTCGCCGCTGAGGCGGTCGGTGAGGCCGGTCTGGGGGCTGACCAAAAACAGGTCACCGCCGGTTTCGCCCGCGTCGCTGTGGCCAGCATAGTGGAGCACCTGGAAGTTGCCCTGCTCCAGGGCCTGCACCAGTTCGGGCCGCCCTGGCTGCTCCAGAATGGTGACGGCTAGCCCCAGATGCTTCGGGTCGGCGGTCTGCAAACTGTCCATCAAGCTCTGTACCTCCTGGCGCAGGGCCAATCGCTCCTGGTCGTCGGGGGCGGAGATCACCACCAGCACGCGCAGGGGAACGCTGGCTGGGGCCAGGGGGGCCATGGCGGCCAGGTCGGCGACTGTTTGACCCTGGTAGTAGCGGCACAGGGTGACATCGAGGCCGGTGGCCAGGGGGCGATCGTCGCCGTAGAGCAGTTCCCAGGGCAGGCGCTGCACCCGACTGTCCTTGAACCCCAGCCGCAGTCGCAGGGGCTGGCGACGGTTTTGGGCCACGCTCTGGGCCGCCACCCAGCTGTCGCGAATGCGGCCCTGAAACAGACCCTGGTAGAGGGCCTGCCCCAGCTGCGTCCAGGGATGGTCGGCCCCGAGGCGATCGCGATCGGGACCATGGAGATTGGAAACTGGGGCCGCAGACCCCGATAGCAGGGCGTGCAGGGGGTCCTGAAATAGCGCCTCAGCCTGGGCCAGCCAGGTCTCCAGGGGCCAGGTGACCTGGGCTTCGGCCAGGGGAACTCCGGTGGCGACCGCTTCGGTGCGGAGCCAGTAGGTATCGGCTCCCAAAACGGGAGTGATTGAAATCTGAAATTCCTGGGTCACGGCCTGGGTCACGGGCGGTAGGGATAGTCTTCTCTCACGGTAGCTTGCTGGGCACATCTCGGCGCTGGGGGTGGCAGGTTGTTAACAAACTCAGGCGCGATCGCCCGTTGACTGAGGGGATAGCGCTATGATGGCTTGTCTTTATTTACAGGGGCCCGGTGGCACATTCCTGGCGTAATTTAAGTTTTCTGGGACAGTGGACCTCGCTACAGGGTTTTCCTAAGTTGCCCAGGGGCGCGGGGCAAAGCGCGGTGCGGCGATCGCTGGGCCTGGGCCTGGTTGCGGCTACCGCCCTCGTGGTTGCGGCCCCCGCGATCGGAGAAATCGTTCCGGTGGGGCTGGAGGGGCTGGATCTCCCGCCCATGGCCGAGGCGGAACAGATGCGGTTGGAGGCG from Leptolyngbya sp. KIOST-1 encodes:
- the mgtE gene encoding magnesium transporter; this encodes MESTQTTESRSPRELRDIVTAQLLLLIDQRNLEGAKALLVPVKAVDVADAIEGLPQNMQLVAFRLLPRAKAVEVYEYCSTEVQESLIQEFQDQEILDIVDTMAPDDRARLFDELPPQMVRRILAQLTPEERQTTAQLLGYQPETAGRLMTPEYISLGESLTVAEASEAMRVLARDREVSYYIYVTDAGQTLTGVISLRDLLLADPSQLLEQVMNRDVIYAQTDTDQEEAAQLIQRYDLAALPIVDRERTLVGVITVDDAMDVLQIEATEDIYTMGAVRSEGKSYFQSNLLSITRKRIPWLAVLLLTNALTIFVMSNFEEILDEVVALAFFTPLLIDTGGNVGAQSSTVVIRALSTDELKHRKTLWVILREAVAGSMLGILLGIAVIVLAYVLMGQVEIGITVGISLLCIAIIAATTGAGLPFLFNAMGFDPALMSAPFITTVVDILGIFIYLSIATAFLGIS
- the phnE gene encoding phosphonate ABC transporter, permease protein PhnE: MPVLEKNGQKIWQKRDRTQALLSWLGRLGGVAVVLFCWQVIADNTNWSFVADAPEQASNMIARGIPPNWGYLNTLWQPLWDTLNIATLGTLLGVAVAIPTAFLAARNTTPHPLVRYVALLVIVGSRSVNSLIWALLLVVVLGPGVLAGILAIGLRSIGFTGKLFYEAIEEIDPKPVEAVAATGASAAQVLSYGFWPQVMPSIFGVSVYRWDINIRESTVVGLVGAGGIGIQLQASINILRWSQVSMILVVVFLTVFVSEWVSAQVRRLLI
- the phnE gene encoding phosphonate ABC transporter, permease protein PhnE: MTQATVAGRRWSPPNLIKNPWLRWGLLIGAIVYIVLAVQSVEVNPARIARGMERGVQILAGFIQPNFVSRRTNIINGLIESLVMTVVATAIGVVISVPIGIGGARNLVPLSVYLVCRLVIALSRTFQEVIIAILFVVMLGFGPLAGVMTLVFGSIGFVSKLLAEDIEEIDADQVEAMRATGASWIQMLTYGVLPQVLPRLVGLSLYRFDINLRESAVIGIVGAGGIGATLNTAIQRYEYNTASAILLLIIALVMATELVSSAVRERLQ
- the rpmA gene encoding 50S ribosomal protein L27 — its product is MAHKKGTGSTRNGRDSNAKRLGVKRYGGEVVTAGNILIRQRGTKIHPGENVGRGGDDTLFALVDGVVTFERRGKTGKKVSVYPASVPVAAQA
- the phnC gene encoding phosphonate ABC transporter ATP-binding protein, whose translation is MLRIESLTKRYPTGDIALQSVNLEVPDGQVMALIGPSGAGKSTLIRCINRLVEPTSGQIYLKELELTRLGSAQLRRARRRMAMIFQEYALVERLTVMENVLSGQLGYVNFWQSWFRKFPQGTVDEAFRLLDRVGLGQFPDKRADALSGGQRQRVGIARALLQNPDILLVDEPTASLDPKTARQIMRLICELAQERGLSVIINIHDVPLAQRFAQRIVGLQAGEIVYDGPPSGLTERTLTQIYGEEDWNAATESDEAPSSMLAGTAGERQP
- the phnD gene encoding phosphate/phosphite/phosphonate ABC transporter substrate-binding protein gives rise to the protein MFKFSWRKLFLYFSLLVVTAFAVACAQNGTDVAGGDAPANGDTPAAQVGCSRPDTMDERFCDEDGDLIADPPTDPSEFVNPDTLVFAYTPVEDPAVYEDVWADFIEHMEEVTGKNVEFFAVDSNAAQLEALRAGRLHVAGVNTGGVPFAVNLAGFRPFAIMAAADGSFGYEMEIITRVDSDIQVLDDLAGRQLAFTSPTSNSGFQAPSALLEGEAGLVADRDFQTAFSGAHDNSILGVKNGDFEAAAIANSVKNRMCARGAADCDQLRTIYTSETFPTTGYGYVYNLDPELAELVKEAFFTFDWSGTGLEAEFGGSDDEPGEAQFIEITYQEYWQVIREINEIQGVEYTLS
- a CDS encoding YegS/Rv2252/BmrU family lipid kinase; translated protein: MPSTLAILAHANQLDTVVAWLSKHQRVLTHFQIIAAADLAEAIEQSWEATAIDLLLLKDASQGGDIELSAQILAGNVAGVIFFTDPEAIATGFPSFTLVLRACQIQGIPIALNDISATLLLRGMVESQIAYLIFNPVAGQGNPNTDLALIKEVLEPQILVNVIMTQPELEPADQAREIIDHILSKNEHDLGRSLIIASGGDGTVSAVAGATIGTGIPLGVIPRGTANAFSVGLGIPTNLRAACETILAGNTHVIDAARCNDIPMILLAGVGFEAGMVDGASRQLKNELGNLAYVLSGVRQLAAAAPFTATLEIEGEESTVTTPAITIANVAPPTSVLAQGLGEVIPDDGLLEVTIATSTTRLQGINALASLMAAAAWGNPTQRDDITSLRTNRIKITTDPPQKLVIDGEILEANPMVFECLPQALTVFAPLKTV